The following coding sequences lie in one Streptomyces xiamenensis genomic window:
- a CDS encoding transglycosylase domain-containing protein — MGVDRWPGWPAKSAGARRPRRRGLRRLLPTWRVLLGGLMGATVLGLGALVAGYLLVEIPEPKSAAAAQANVYLYADGSQLAAVGEVNRANVSLDQVPEPVRHAVLAAEDRDFYDSSAVDLSAMVRAGWNMLRGGGRQSGSTITQQFVKNYYLDQRQTVTRKVKELFIAVKLGRETSKEEILQGYLNTSYFGRNAYGVQAAAQAYYGKDAARLDVAEGAYLAALLQAPSAYDVVADPGSAGRAVARWEYVLDGMVSQGWLDASERAGLVFPWPGPYEPSDLLSGERGYLVEAVKGHLTGRGIVGEDELAAGGYRITTTIDPVRQEALTRAVGEQLLDGLGTEPPDAFVRVGATSVEVATGEVVAMYGGRDYTEQFVNNATRRDYQAASTFKPIVYAAALEHAALTVDGERIGPATVYEGDSGREVVNRDGTGSGWSPQNEGGKDFGTVTVAEAMDQSVNAVFAQLGQDVGADRVRETAVALGIPGDVPGLAEARGSISLGTATPSTLDVAQVYAALAGRGTYREAVLVREVSRDGEPVPVPGAVERRAVSPEAADGVTAVLRGVVERGTGTAARSAGRPAAGKTGTAEEDRAAWFAGFTPELATVVAVFGQDSESGEQQSLYGAAGQERISGGGFPARIWGQYTAAALEGRPVVEFEGAAEPVPPATPDGERDPEPDREPGPVPDGEREREDGGREGSGEPEAEPGGSAVPSAPGSAAPSTGPPPADPSPSAPPGEPSVVPSGTGEPDREPAPGR, encoded by the coding sequence ATGGGCGTTGACCGATGGCCGGGGTGGCCGGCGAAGAGCGCGGGGGCGCGCCGGCCGCGCCGCAGGGGTCTGCGGCGGCTGCTGCCCACCTGGCGGGTGCTGCTGGGCGGGCTGATGGGCGCTACGGTGCTCGGGCTCGGCGCCCTGGTGGCGGGCTACCTGCTGGTGGAGATCCCGGAGCCGAAGTCGGCGGCCGCCGCGCAGGCGAATGTCTATCTGTACGCGGACGGTTCGCAGCTGGCGGCGGTCGGTGAGGTGAACCGGGCGAACGTGTCGCTGGATCAGGTGCCGGAGCCGGTGCGGCACGCGGTGCTGGCGGCGGAGGACCGGGATTTCTACGACTCCTCGGCGGTGGATCTGTCGGCGATGGTGCGGGCGGGCTGGAACATGCTGCGCGGCGGGGGCCGGCAGTCGGGTTCCACGATCACTCAGCAGTTCGTGAAGAACTACTACCTGGATCAGCGGCAGACGGTGACCCGCAAGGTCAAGGAGCTGTTCATCGCGGTGAAGCTGGGGCGGGAGACCAGCAAGGAGGAGATTCTCCAGGGGTATCTGAACACCAGTTACTTCGGCCGCAACGCGTACGGCGTCCAGGCGGCGGCGCAGGCGTACTACGGGAAGGACGCCGCGCGTCTGGACGTGGCGGAGGGCGCGTATCTGGCGGCGCTGCTCCAGGCGCCGAGCGCGTACGACGTGGTGGCGGATCCGGGCAGTGCCGGGCGGGCGGTGGCCCGCTGGGAGTACGTGCTGGACGGCATGGTGTCGCAGGGGTGGCTGGACGCGTCGGAGCGGGCGGGTCTGGTGTTCCCGTGGCCGGGCCCGTACGAGCCGTCGGATCTGCTGTCGGGCGAGCGGGGTTATCTGGTGGAGGCGGTGAAGGGGCATCTGACCGGGCGGGGCATCGTGGGCGAGGACGAACTGGCTGCGGGCGGGTACCGGATCACCACGACGATCGATCCGGTGCGGCAGGAGGCGCTGACCCGGGCGGTGGGCGAGCAGTTGCTGGACGGTCTGGGGACGGAGCCGCCGGACGCCTTCGTGCGGGTGGGGGCGACGTCGGTGGAGGTGGCCACGGGCGAGGTGGTGGCGATGTACGGGGGCCGGGACTACACGGAGCAGTTCGTCAACAACGCGACGCGCCGGGACTATCAGGCGGCTTCGACGTTCAAGCCGATCGTGTACGCGGCGGCCCTGGAGCACGCGGCGCTGACGGTGGACGGGGAGCGGATCGGTCCCGCGACGGTGTACGAGGGGGACAGCGGCCGGGAGGTGGTGAACCGGGACGGTACGGGTTCGGGCTGGTCGCCGCAGAACGAGGGCGGGAAGGACTTCGGCACGGTGACGGTGGCCGAGGCGATGGATCAGTCGGTGAACGCGGTGTTCGCGCAGCTGGGGCAGGACGTGGGGGCGGACCGGGTGCGGGAGACGGCGGTGGCGCTGGGTATTCCGGGGGACGTGCCGGGGCTGGCGGAGGCGCGCGGTTCGATCTCGCTGGGGACGGCGACGCCGAGCACGCTGGATGTGGCGCAGGTGTACGCGGCGCTGGCGGGGCGGGGGACGTACCGGGAGGCGGTGCTGGTGCGGGAGGTGAGCCGGGACGGGGAGCCGGTGCCGGTGCCGGGGGCGGTGGAGCGGCGGGCGGTGTCGCCGGAGGCGGCGGACGGGGTGACGGCGGTGCTGCGCGGGGTGGTGGAGCGGGGTACGGGGACGGCGGCACGGTCGGCGGGGCGGCCGGCGGCGGGGAAGACGGGGACGGCGGAGGAGGACCGGGCGGCGTGGTTCGCTGGGTTCACGCCGGAGTTGGCGACGGTGGTGGCGGTGTTCGGCCAGGACTCGGAGAGCGGGGAGCAGCAGTCGCTGTACGGGGCGGCGGGGCAGGAGCGGATCAGTGGTGGGGGGTTTCCGGCGCGGATCTGGGGTCAGTACACGGCGGCGGCGTTGGAGGGGCGGCCGGTGGTGGAGTTCGAGGGGGCGGCGGAGCCGGTGCCGCCGGCGACCCCGGACGGGGAGCGCGATCCGGAGCCGGACCGGGAGCCGGGGCCGGTGCCGGATGGGGAGCGGGAGCGGGAGGACGGCGGGCGGGAGGGGTCCGGGGAGCCGGAGGCCGAGCCGGGTGGGTCGGCGGTGCCGTCCGCGCCGGGTTCGGCGGCGCCGTCGACGGGGCCGCCGCCGGCCGATCCGTCTCCCTCCGCGCCGCCCGGGGAGCCCTCGGTGGTGCCGTCGGGGACGGGAGAGCCGGACCGGGAGCCGGCGCCGGGCCGCTGA
- a CDS encoding HNH endonuclease signature motif containing protein: MASRYTRERLAEAAAGSTTLTEAITKLGADPRSGSRRYLRERMRALGVDTSHFAREGRRWTVHALTAAVADSRNMAEVLYHLGVPLVGGQHTHLSRTVKALGIDTSHFTGRQASPGAARRRTPQEILVRQDAADTRRCPGERLRRALLAVGVPHRCARCGTPPQWRGKPLTLEVDHVDGDRRNNEAANLRLLCPNCHATTAAYRGRGKRAA; encoded by the coding sequence ATGGCCAGCCGGTACACACGGGAGCGCCTCGCGGAGGCAGCCGCGGGTTCGACGACGCTGACGGAGGCGATCACCAAACTGGGCGCCGACCCGAGGAGCGGATCACGGCGTTACCTCCGCGAGCGGATGCGCGCCCTGGGGGTGGACACCTCGCACTTCGCGCGTGAGGGTCGGCGCTGGACGGTACACGCGCTGACGGCCGCCGTGGCGGACTCCCGGAACATGGCCGAGGTGCTTTACCACCTCGGCGTGCCACTGGTGGGCGGCCAGCACACGCATCTCAGCCGCACGGTCAAGGCACTGGGCATCGACACCTCACACTTCACCGGGCGCCAGGCTTCTCCCGGAGCCGCCAGGCGCCGGACGCCGCAGGAGATCCTCGTCCGCCAGGATGCCGCTGACACCCGCCGCTGCCCGGGTGAGCGGCTCCGCCGCGCTCTGCTTGCGGTGGGCGTCCCCCACCGGTGCGCCCGGTGCGGAACCCCGCCGCAGTGGCGCGGCAAGCCGCTGACATTGGAGGTGGATCACGTGGACGGCGACCGCCGGAACAACGAGGCGGCCAATCTCCGTCTGCTGTGCCCCAATTGCCACGCGACTACGGCGGCCTACCGGGGCCGGGGCAAGCGGGCCGCATGA
- a CDS encoding GroES family chaperonin, whose protein sequence is MLHDRILVRADGEGGERRSSGGIVIPATAQVGRRLDWAEVVAVGQNVRTVEVGDRVLYDPEDRAEVEVRGVAYILMRERDLHAVAAERLQGSDDSTGLYL, encoded by the coding sequence ATGCTCCACGACCGGATCCTGGTCCGGGCGGACGGCGAGGGCGGCGAACGCCGTTCCTCGGGCGGCATCGTCATCCCCGCGACCGCCCAGGTCGGCCGCCGGCTCGACTGGGCCGAGGTGGTGGCCGTGGGACAGAACGTCCGCACCGTCGAAGTCGGCGACCGGGTGCTGTACGACCCCGAGGACCGCGCCGAGGTGGAAGTACGCGGCGTCGCCTACATCCTGATGCGCGAACGCGACCTGCACGCGGTGGCCGCCGAACGGCTCCAGGGGTCCGACGACTCCACCGGGCTCTACCTCTGA
- a CDS encoding DUF445 domain-containing protein, giving the protein MIPRSDGTGSSVRITPPPTMGDMSFTAADVAKQRSLRRMKGVATGLLVAVAVVYALATWAEHSGAGAWAGYVAAAAEAGMVGALADWFAVTALFRHPLGLPIPHTAIIPTKKDQLGQSLGDFVGDNFLSESVVRDKLRSLGLSRRAGIWLARPESADRVTAELATAVRGGLTVLRDADVQAVIGEAITRQAGRREISPQLGDLLGRTVAAGAHHRMVDLVCARAADWLILHRDAVMEAVEGGAPGWTPRFVDRRIGERVYRELLRFVTEMRDSPQHPARGALDRFLADFAQQLKDDPDTRARVERLKADLLRRPEVQDLIASAWAAVRAMIMAAAEDENSALRLRARAALLSLGERLATDDRLGAKLDGWVTDAALHVVSGYRSEITSLITDTVASWDARTTSRKIELHIGRDLQFIRLNGTIIGSLAGLVIHTVTQLLT; this is encoded by the coding sequence ATGATCCCACGATCGGACGGCACGGGCTCGTCCGTTCGGATCACCCCACCCCCGACAATGGGGGACATGAGCTTCACGGCAGCAGATGTGGCGAAACAGCGCTCCCTACGCCGCATGAAGGGAGTGGCCACCGGCCTGCTGGTGGCCGTCGCCGTCGTGTACGCGCTCGCCACCTGGGCCGAGCACAGCGGAGCGGGCGCCTGGGCGGGCTACGTGGCCGCCGCGGCGGAGGCCGGCATGGTGGGCGCGCTCGCCGACTGGTTCGCGGTCACCGCCCTCTTCCGCCACCCGCTGGGCCTGCCCATCCCGCACACCGCCATCATCCCGACCAAGAAGGACCAGCTCGGCCAGTCCCTGGGCGACTTCGTCGGCGACAACTTCCTCTCCGAGAGCGTGGTGCGCGACAAACTCCGCTCCCTGGGCCTGTCCCGGCGCGCCGGTATCTGGCTGGCCCGCCCGGAGAGCGCCGACCGGGTCACCGCGGAACTGGCCACCGCCGTACGCGGCGGACTGACCGTGCTGCGCGACGCCGACGTCCAGGCCGTGATAGGGGAAGCCATCACCCGCCAGGCCGGCCGCCGCGAGATCTCCCCGCAGCTGGGCGACCTGCTGGGCCGCACCGTCGCGGCCGGCGCCCACCACCGCATGGTCGACCTGGTGTGCGCCCGCGCCGCCGACTGGCTGATCCTGCACCGCGACGCGGTCATGGAAGCGGTGGAGGGCGGCGCCCCCGGCTGGACACCCCGGTTCGTGGACCGCAGAATCGGCGAACGTGTCTACCGCGAGCTGCTCCGCTTCGTCACCGAGATGCGCGACAGCCCCCAGCACCCGGCACGCGGCGCACTGGACCGCTTCCTCGCGGACTTCGCCCAGCAGCTGAAGGACGACCCGGACACCCGGGCGCGGGTGGAACGCCTGAAGGCGGACCTGCTGCGCCGGCCCGAGGTCCAGGACCTGATCGCCTCCGCCTGGGCGGCGGTCCGGGCGATGATCATGGCGGCGGCGGAGGACGAGAACAGCGCGCTGCGGCTGCGGGCGCGGGCGGCGCTGCTCTCACTGGGCGAGCGCCTGGCGACGGACGACCGCCTGGGCGCCAAGCTGGACGGCTGGGTGACGGACGCGGCGCTGCACGTGGTGTCCGGCTACCGGAGCGAGATCACCTCGCTGATCACCGACACGGTCGCCTCCTGGGACGCCCGCACCACCTCCCGCAAGATCGAACTCCACATCGGCCGGGACCTTCAGTTCATCCGCCTGAACGGCACGATCATCGGCTCCCTGGCCGGCCTGGTGATCCACACGGTGACCCAGCTCCTCACCTGA
- a CDS encoding MFS transporter: MTVHLQVGEGYTPLRTGLTMVAFTVGVGIGSGFAPGLMPLGRRGVLLGCSFMAAGMVPITATVDRYAGTLEPWHPVPGMVVSGLGMAMMAGTLVNIVLAKVPRSASGSASSLVNTAIQVGVATGIAIVATVYFSALDGGDPPADAAVTGLWSVVALYALAGLSAFVLPPGRVEPAGDDREDDQDNGNAGRTTSAGGRLRPLPRTRATLRPRARGEPQGT; the protein is encoded by the coding sequence ATGACCGTGCACCTCCAGGTCGGCGAGGGCTACACCCCGCTTCGCACCGGCCTCACCATGGTCGCCTTCACCGTGGGCGTCGGCATCGGCTCCGGATTCGCGCCCGGACTGATGCCGCTGGGCCGCCGGGGCGTCCTCCTGGGCTGCTCCTTCATGGCCGCCGGGATGGTGCCCATCACCGCCACCGTCGACCGGTACGCCGGCACGCTGGAGCCGTGGCATCCCGTCCCCGGCATGGTCGTCTCCGGGCTCGGCATGGCGATGATGGCCGGCACGCTGGTGAACATCGTGCTCGCCAAGGTCCCGCGCTCGGCCTCCGGTTCGGCCTCCTCACTGGTGAACACCGCCATCCAGGTGGGTGTCGCCACCGGCATCGCCATCGTCGCCACCGTCTACTTCTCGGCGCTGGACGGTGGCGACCCGCCCGCCGACGCGGCCGTCACCGGACTGTGGAGCGTCGTGGCGCTGTACGCCCTGGCCGGCCTGTCCGCCTTCGTCCTGCCGCCCGGGAGAGTCGAACCGGCCGGGGACGACCGCGAGGACGACCAGGACAACGGAAACGCCGGACGCACCACCTCCGCCGGGGGACGGCTTCGCCCGCTCCCCCGGACACGGGCCACGCTCCGGCCCCGGGCACGCGGAGAACCGCAGGGCACGTGA
- a CDS encoding HNH endonuclease signature motif containing protein: protein MSARTYSRERLAEAAARCRNMDEVIVFFGARRYQKQKTYLRKRFAHFGIDISHFAGQGSRSSGKRPEPTTLEWALAAQMSPSIAAVMRRLKQPDTARSRARFRRALTDSGCDTSRLLGQAHGRGRRSPARRPAEQTLVKHSGARRTTTVLLRRALADIGRPEICAECGTGPVWLGEPMTLEVDHRNGDWRDDRAENLRLLCPNCHAVTDTWCRGGRAERRGE, encoded by the coding sequence ATGAGCGCGCGGACCTACTCACGCGAACGGCTGGCCGAGGCGGCGGCGCGTTGCCGGAACATGGACGAGGTCATTGTCTTCTTCGGTGCACGGCGCTATCAGAAACAGAAGACCTACCTGAGGAAGCGGTTCGCCCACTTCGGGATCGACATCTCGCATTTCGCGGGCCAAGGCTCCCGCAGTTCCGGGAAGCGTCCGGAACCCACGACGCTGGAATGGGCGCTGGCCGCACAGATGTCCCCCTCCATCGCGGCCGTCATGCGCAGGCTGAAACAGCCCGACACCGCCCGATCGAGGGCCCGCTTCCGACGGGCACTCACGGATTCGGGCTGCGACACCTCGCGATTGCTCGGTCAGGCCCACGGTCGTGGGCGCCGCAGTCCGGCACGCCGCCCGGCCGAGCAGACTCTGGTCAAGCACTCGGGTGCCCGCCGGACCACGACCGTACTGCTGCGCCGCGCGCTGGCCGACATCGGCCGCCCGGAGATCTGTGCGGAGTGTGGCACGGGGCCGGTCTGGCTCGGGGAACCCATGACGCTGGAGGTGGATCACAGGAACGGCGACTGGCGCGACGACCGCGCGGAGAACCTGCGGTTGCTGTGTCCGAACTGCCATGCGGTGACGGACACCTGGTGCCGGGGCGGCAGGGCGGAGCGACGGGGGGAGTGA
- a CDS encoding SGNH/GDSL hydrolase family protein — protein sequence MGVVGVRRAPAWWAAGVVALLVIVSAVLSGLPGDDGRAVRAAPGPPGAVVPASQGAWVGAWSAAPTGSEPGTRDGLGGQSLRNAVQVSAGGTAVRVELSNRYGSQPVTFTRASVGLAVGPGSAEAVAHSVVPLAFGGGAAVTIPVGGVVLSDAVSLAVEPATRLLVSVYAPGPSGPVTYHRHARETNFAARGEHTAEVSGATYTATTEHWRYLTGVQVFSPASPGAVVVLGDSLTDGISSTPGAGHRWTDFLAARLEGTPVLNLGISGNRLLRDGSPGRSYNGASGLSRLHSDVLRQEGATVLVVQLGINDILRAPREPDAGEIVAGLERLAAEARENGLRVVGATLMPYEGHYAWSDRGEAVRQEVNERLRAGGVFDGLIDLDAALRDPADPSRLLPAYDSGDALHPTDAGFRAMAEAVDPALLMGVEPAAVL from the coding sequence GTGGGAGTGGTGGGTGTACGGCGGGCTCCGGCATGGTGGGCGGCCGGGGTGGTGGCGTTGCTGGTGATCGTGTCGGCGGTGCTGTCGGGGCTGCCGGGTGATGACGGCCGGGCGGTACGGGCCGCCCCGGGTCCGCCGGGCGCGGTGGTGCCGGCGTCGCAGGGCGCGTGGGTGGGTGCCTGGTCGGCGGCGCCGACGGGGTCCGAGCCGGGCACCCGGGACGGTCTGGGCGGGCAGTCGCTGCGCAATGCGGTGCAGGTGTCGGCGGGTGGCACGGCGGTGCGCGTGGAGTTGTCCAACCGGTACGGGAGCCAGCCGGTGACGTTCACGCGTGCCTCGGTCGGGCTCGCGGTCGGGCCGGGCAGCGCGGAGGCGGTGGCGCACAGCGTGGTGCCGCTCGCGTTCGGCGGCGGGGCCGCGGTGACCATACCGGTGGGGGGCGTGGTGTTGAGCGACGCGGTGTCGCTGGCGGTGGAGCCGGCGACGCGGCTGCTGGTGTCGGTGTACGCGCCGGGCCCGTCGGGGCCCGTGACGTACCACCGGCACGCGCGGGAGACGAACTTCGCGGCGCGCGGTGAGCACACGGCGGAGGTGTCGGGGGCGACGTACACGGCGACGACCGAGCACTGGCGTTATCTGACGGGGGTGCAGGTGTTCTCCCCCGCGTCGCCGGGTGCGGTGGTGGTGCTGGGCGATTCGCTGACGGACGGCATCTCCTCGACGCCGGGGGCGGGGCATCGCTGGACGGATTTCCTGGCCGCGCGGCTGGAGGGGACGCCGGTGCTCAATCTGGGGATCAGCGGCAACCGGCTGCTGCGCGACGGTTCGCCCGGCAGGTCGTACAACGGGGCGAGCGGGCTGAGCCGGCTGCACTCGGACGTGCTGCGCCAGGAGGGCGCGACGGTGCTGGTCGTGCAGTTGGGGATCAATGACATTCTGCGGGCGCCGCGCGAGCCGGACGCCGGGGAGATCGTGGCGGGTCTGGAGCGGCTGGCCGCCGAGGCGCGGGAGAACGGGCTGCGGGTGGTCGGGGCGACGCTGATGCCGTACGAGGGGCACTACGCGTGGAGCGACCGGGGTGAGGCGGTCCGGCAGGAGGTCAACGAGCGGCTGCGGGCGGGCGGTGTCTTCGACGGGCTGATCGATCTGGATGCCGCGCTGCGCGATCCGGCGGACCCGTCGCGACTGCTGCCCGCGTACGACTCGGGTGATGCTCTGCATCCGACGGACGCGGGGTTCCGGGCGATGGCGGAGGCGGTGGATCCGGCGCTGCTCATGGGGGTGGAGCCGGCCGCGGTGCTGTAG
- a CDS encoding OsmC family peroxiredoxin, producing MATTRVATTNWAGSLMEGSGTVALESSGIGTFEVNWPSRAETPNGRTSPEELIAAAHSSCFSMALSHGLAGAGTPPETVQTQASVTFQPGEGITGIVLNVKARVPGLSAEAFQEAATTAKENCPVSKALAGVTITLEAELLA from the coding sequence ATGGCAACCACCCGTGTCGCCACGACCAATTGGGCCGGCTCTCTCATGGAGGGGTCGGGGACCGTCGCGCTGGAGTCCTCGGGGATCGGGACGTTCGAGGTGAACTGGCCCTCGCGGGCCGAGACGCCCAACGGGCGGACCTCCCCCGAGGAACTGATCGCCGCCGCGCACTCCTCCTGCTTCTCCATGGCCCTCTCGCACGGCCTGGCCGGTGCCGGCACGCCGCCGGAGACCGTGCAGACGCAGGCGTCCGTCACCTTCCAGCCGGGTGAGGGGATCACCGGCATCGTGCTGAACGTCAAGGCGCGCGTGCCCGGCCTGTCGGCGGAGGCGTTCCAGGAGGCGGCCACCACCGCCAAGGAGAACTGCCCGGTCAGCAAGGCGCTGGCCGGTGTCACGATCACCCTGGAAGCCGAGCTGCTGGCCTGA
- a CDS encoding antibiotic biosynthesis monooxygenase family protein: MASVVKINVLTVPAEQREELERRFAARAGAVEGQDGFEWFELLRPVEGTDTYLVYTRWRSEEDFQNWMKGSMRQAHGGSGGSGGSGGEGRRPAASGSELWSFEVVQQAAPVSGDRPA, encoded by the coding sequence ATGGCCAGCGTGGTGAAGATCAATGTTCTGACCGTTCCCGCCGAGCAGCGCGAGGAGCTGGAGCGCCGGTTCGCCGCGCGGGCCGGTGCGGTGGAGGGGCAGGACGGGTTCGAGTGGTTCGAGCTGCTGCGGCCGGTGGAGGGTACGGACACGTACCTCGTGTACACGCGCTGGCGCAGTGAGGAGGACTTCCAGAACTGGATGAAGGGGTCCATGCGGCAGGCACACGGCGGTTCCGGTGGCTCTGGTGGCTCCGGCGGTGAGGGTCGCAGGCCCGCCGCCTCCGGTTCAGAGCTGTGGTCCTTCGAGGTGGTCCAGCAGGCGGCGCCGGTCAGCGGGGATCGTCCCGCTTGA